The Methylopila sp. M107 genome contains the following window.
GCTGGTCGTGATGGAGCTGATCGCCGACGTGCTGCCGGCCGGCGTCATCAACGTCGTCAACGGCTTCGGCCTCGAATGCGGCAAGCCGCTCGCCTCCTCGAACCGCATCTCCAAGATCGCGTTCACCGGCGAGACCACGACCGGCCGCCTGATCATGCAGTACGCGTCGCAGAATCTCATCCCGGTCACGCTCGAACTCGGCGGAAAGTCGCCGAACATCTTCTTCGCCGACGTGGTCGAAGAAGACGACGACTTCTTCGACAAGGCGATCGAAGGCTTCGTGATGTTCGCGCTCAACCAGGGCGAGGTCTGCACCTGCCCGAGCCGCGCGCTCATCCAGGAGTCGGCCTACGACAAGTTCATCGAGCGCGCGGTCAAGCGCGTGAACGCGATCAAGCTCGGATCGCCGCTCGATCCGTCCACCATGATCGGCGCACAGGCGTCTTCCGAGCAGCTCGAGAAGATCCTGAGCTATGTCGACATCGGCAAGCAGGAAGGCGCCGAAGTGCTCGCCGGCGGCGAGCGGCATGAGGCCGAGGGCGAACTCGCGGGCGGCTATTACATGAAGCCGACCGTGTTCAAGGGCCACAACAAGATGCGGATCTTCCAGGAGGAGATCTTCGGCCCGGTGCTCTCGGTCACGACCTTCAAGGACGACGCCGAGGCGCTCTCGATCGCCAACGACACGCTCTACGGCCTCGGCTCGGGCGTGTGGACCCGCAACGGCACGCGGGCTTACCGCTTCGGCCGCGGTATCCAGGCCGGTCGCGTGTGGACCAACTGCTACCACGCCTATCCGGCCCATGCGGCGTTCGGCGGCTACAAGCAGTCGGGCATCGGTCGCGAGACCCACAAGATGATGCTCGACCACTACCAGCAGACCAAGAACATGCTGGTCAGCTACTCCCCGAAGAAGCTGGGCTTCTTCTGATCCTCCACCGGGTGTCCTCCCAGGCGAAATGAAGCGGGGCGGCCGAAAGGCCGCCCCGCTTTTCTTGTCAGACCTGTTTTGGAGCAGTGCATATTGGGCGAGGTCATCTGGGCCGTCATGCCCGAGCTTGCTCGGGCGACGTTGCGCGAAAGCGCACTAGAGCATGATGCGTTTGGTTGAAGCCGTCATCGCCGGGCTTGACCCGGCGATCCATCGGCCGCGGACGCGGCTGGCGAAGTCGGATGTATCCGACTTCGCCGTGCTGAGCGGGGAACTCGGAAACATCCGAGTTCCCTCTGATGGATGCCCGGATCAAGTCCGGGCATGAGGTGGTGGTTCGATCTGAAATCGTCACGCCCTAGCGGTTCCGGGTCCCGGCTCGGGAGCCTGGACAAGAGCTGAGGCGCCCCGATCTTAGGCGCTTTCGGGATCCAGCAGCTTGT
Protein-coding sequences here:
- the adh gene encoding aldehyde dehydrogenase, with the translated sequence MNAPQNMQTFLRSPFKERYDNFIGGKFVPPVGGRYFDNTSPVTGKKVCEIARSQKEDVDLALDAAHAAKDAWGQTSPAERARVMLKIADIMEENLELIAIAETWDNGKPIRETMAADIPLAIDHWRYFAGVLRAQEGTISEIDHDTIAYHFHEPLGVVGQIIPWNFPILMAVWKLAPAVAAGNCIVIKPAEQTPASLLVVMELIADVLPAGVINVVNGFGLECGKPLASSNRISKIAFTGETTTGRLIMQYASQNLIPVTLELGGKSPNIFFADVVEEDDDFFDKAIEGFVMFALNQGEVCTCPSRALIQESAYDKFIERAVKRVNAIKLGSPLDPSTMIGAQASSEQLEKILSYVDIGKQEGAEVLAGGERHEAEGELAGGYYMKPTVFKGHNKMRIFQEEIFGPVLSVTTFKDDAEALSIANDTLYGLGSGVWTRNGTRAYRFGRGIQAGRVWTNCYHAYPAHAAFGGYKQSGIGRETHKMMLDHYQQTKNMLVSYSPKKLGFF